Sequence from the Desulfovibrio legallii genome:
TTCGGAAAGCGGATTGAGCTGACGGGCATTGGCCACTTCCAATTCAATGCTTTTTTCCAGCAGTTCCTTGACAGTGACGACGCCCAGATAGCGGCCTTCACGGGTCACCACCACGAAATCATAGAGTTTTTCGTCCTCACGCAGCATGGCCTGCCGGGCCACCCGGTCAATGGTGGTCTGGTACTCCACACGCAGAAAGTTTGTGTCCATGACCACATCCACAGTTTTGCCCGCGAACAGAGAAAAGCCGAACCTGCCGCCCAACTGGCGGTGCAGTCGGTGGCGCGTCACCGTGCCCAGGGGCAGGCCGTCCCTGACTACGCAGAGGCCGTGGAGGGCGGGATCCTTGTCAAACAGCTCCACCAGGTCGGCAATGGGGGTAGAGGGCGGCAGGCTCACGCCGGGGCGGCAGATGTTTTTGACGTGGAATTTGTGGACCCGCGCGCCGAAAAAGCGGTTTTTGACTTTATTCTCGCGCTGGATGACCCGCAGGGCGGCGGCTTCGGGCGGGAGCGGGTCTGGGTGGGGCCTGCGCAGGTAAAAGCCCTGGCCGTAGGGCACGCCAAAGCCCACCAGGGTGGCCAGCTCGGCCTCGGTTTCAATGCCTTCGACGATGATGCGCGTGTTGGTGAGGGAGGCGAACTCCTGCATGCTGCGGATCAGGGCCTGGCGCACCAGATCCTTGTCCACCCCGCGCACCAGTCGCATATCCAGCTTGATAAAGTGCGGCTGCACGTCGGAAATGAGGTTGAGGCCGGAATAGCCCGCCCCGGCGTCGTCAATGCTGATTTTGTAGTTCTGCGTTTTGTAATGTTCAATAATGCCCAGAAAATCCCGCAGATTGGCCACGGATTCACGTTCGGTGATCTCAAAAACGATGTCTTCGGCGCAGATGGCAAAGCGCGTCAGATATTCGCGGGTGAAGCCCTCACGGAAGCGTGCGTCCTGAATAATGTTGGGGTTGACGTTGAGAAAAAGGCGCAGGCCCGCGGGCAGGCGGCGGGCCGTGCGCAGGGCGCGGTGACGGAAAAGGTGCTCCAGCTCCAGCATGCGTCCATGGCGCAGGGCCGCCGCAATAAGCGCGTCCGGCTTTTCCAGAAGGCTGCCCGCCGGGCCCCGGCTAAGGGCCTCGTAGCCGAAAACCGATCCATCGCGTAGCGACACAATGGGCTGCAGTACGGTGCGCACGGCCTTGGAGCGCAGTACATCTTCCAGCAGTCGGGCTTCAGCTGCGCTATCCGCGTGGCTCACGGGCAAGGGGGCGGCTGTTTGCCAGTGGGTAGGGTGACATAAAAACGCCGTTGGCAGGGGCGGCTTGGGACGCTGCCCGCACAAGAGCGGGCAGGAAGCGGACGGCCCGGACATGGCAGACTCCTGAAGTCTTTTTGTTTACAAGTAATCAGGAGTTACGCCGGGTGTATGGCGAATGTGTTACGCCTCCATTCTTATTACA
This genomic interval carries:
- a CDS encoding bifunctional diguanylate cyclase/phosphodiesterase, with product MSGPSASCPLLCGQRPKPPLPTAFLCHPTHWQTAAPLPVSHADSAAEARLLEDVLRSKAVRTVLQPIVSLRDGSVFGYEALSRGPAGSLLEKPDALIAAALRHGRMLELEHLFRHRALRTARRLPAGLRLFLNVNPNIIQDARFREGFTREYLTRFAICAEDIVFEITERESVANLRDFLGIIEHYKTQNYKISIDDAGAGYSGLNLISDVQPHFIKLDMRLVRGVDKDLVRQALIRSMQEFASLTNTRIIVEGIETEAELATLVGFGVPYGQGFYLRRPHPDPLPPEAAALRVIQRENKVKNRFFGARVHKFHVKNICRPGVSLPPSTPIADLVELFDKDPALHGLCVVRDGLPLGTVTRHRLHRQLGGRFGFSLFAGKTVDVVMDTNFLRVEYQTTIDRVARQAMLREDEKLYDFVVVTREGRYLGVVTVKELLEKSIELEVANARQLNPLSELPGNALIDIELERMVRLGLSACVLYFDIDNFKPYNDKYGFNNGDKVLKRLSSIIRECVPEQSFVGHIGGDDFIAVCSCQQAASICQACLKAFGQAVPAFYSPEDAARGHMDGKNRAGEEERFPLMSLSIVGVNAAHHQSVADLARAAATLKKQCKSLPGSNYSLTS